ATGCCTTAGCTAAATGGGGTATTAGTGTAACTCCAGCCCCCTATTCTCTTTTTGGCAATCTGCCAAATGTGAGTTCTGTTCTCAGGAGGGTTTGTTAGTTGTTTTCGGTGCTGCTGCTAGCCTTTCTTTTCTTGCagattaaaatgtaaaaaaagacAATTATGAGTGGACAAAATTAACTGAACCATCCTTACAGGACAACATGCAATGAGCTTATGATTGTCTGATTGCCGAGTGTAAGGCTAATTCACCTTTTATACATCCTTGTATAACAATTGATACTTCGGTATTTGCTCTGGTGGCAGAGGGCAACTCACTATCAGCTTGCCTTTCATGGCCCCACTATATATGGCCTACAAGAATGTAAAGACAGTAAAAAACATTATGCATCCTTGATTTATACAAACATCTAGAAGCATCAGTCATTTACAAGATGAAAGTTATTTACATATTGTCCTTCATACAAGCAAAGAGTGTATTACATGAGAAATCAGTATGACAAAtagtttaaaggaaaaaaaaaaaaaatatatatatatatatatatatttatatatatattgtataaaGAACAATAGAGTTGCAATGTTTCCTAAAGGTGACCCAGATTTGCAATTGATCAAAGAATAATATTTCTTGTCCAAGTAAACTTAGTCACCATCACATTTTGTATGTCCATTATTTTGGGAGTGTTTTACTTTCTTGGCTTATTACACAATGTTTTAAATAAAGATGTGAAGAAAGAAATGCTACCACTAAATCTGCAATGTTGCCCAAAGATATACCAGACTTTCCACACAACCATACAGCAGCGTACTTCTTGTTACATAACACATTTTTTCTATTGAGAGAGTTATGCTGTAGGCCATGTGCCAATGCCACAACAAATATTAACTGCTAGGGCAGATGCTTGCCTCACCAATTTAGTTAATGAAGTTTTCCCATATTAATCTAGCTCCTATAACACCTCCaacttttaattttcaagtATCCAATATCTACAGCTGAAAAGAAAGTTTTCCCCATGTCTCATCATTTTAAGTGATAAAAGTCTTTCCCACATAGATTTAGTACCCAAGATACCATTGATAAGTCCATAGTTGTAGCTTAAAATTTCAAGTATTCCACCTCTACTGCTCAAAAGAAAATACTTTAAACAAACTTTGCTGCAAAATCATGATTCAGAACAGAGGAATTAGTCTTACGATTAACTCTACAAAGGActggtgaaaggaaaagatcTTCTGGATATTGTTGACACTGCAAGGCAAGGTAACTCACAACAAAACCAATGAAGTATTACATTTATGCATGTGCTAATGGAAATTGGAAGCAGCTTAAAATTGTTTCAGTAACATGGCAGACTAGTTTCACAcaagcataaaaaaaagaaaatgaattttcaCTCCAATGGTAAGACTAGCAATTTATGTAACTAACAGCCTTAAAATCATTCAGTTTCTGAGGAGCTACGTATACCTCTACAACATCAATAAAATCCTGCTTCTTGTGAAATGCGCCAACGCATTTAGTGTGATCTGCAGTCTGgcaaccaaagaaaataaacacaagaATCTGATATTTTCAGTCCCTAAATTCTTAGCTGCATGACATCATTTTCAGAATACAAGACATTTAGCTtaaaatttagttcataaaCGGATTCTCATTCTTCAAGGGCATGATCAAAATATTTGCAATGTATGATAAAATTCGCAACAATATGATACCTACACAGATTCACCCATTGCATACAAAAATTCAATGTGACGGAGGCTATTGTAAGAATAAAATTCCACAACAGCGCAAAAGAAATTACTGCAAACCAATTTAGggaagaaaatcaaaattgtaaCAAGTTTGTGAAAGGCCAATGAAAAGGAGATCTTGATGCAAACTTTGTTTGAGATTCAAGAGCTAGAGATCTAATTAATTGTTCCACTCATCTTCCAGAAGCCCAATTACCATGTTTTACAGGAAACTCACAGGTctaagcaaacaaaaagaaaattacaagactaaaatgaaatatGAAAAAGCATTCccctttaattttattatactcACAGGTCTAAGCAATATTAGAAAGGGCTTTTTAGAGATCCAGCTCAGTTGCtgaaataattataacaacaaaccaaaaaattcatcaatgtataatttctcaaaatAGATGCAGAATTACATTCCCGGAAGATAATCCCTGTACTCAAATAGTTACATGCAATCAAAATATCTGAGCTTGTGTTTtgttaaaaatcaataaataaataataacaacaattaaaaaataagaagaggGGGAAGGGTTCCCAAAATCCATTTTCATGTGATGAgcattgaaaaagaaaactgtTGAAGGTATGAAAGTAATGTCAAAATACTTGACATAAACTTGAATTTCATTGGAATCAATATCTACAAGTGCTACACTTGCAAATTTGGACACCTCTTGAGCCGATTTAGAAAGCTGcatagagaaaaacaaattgagatCATTCACTTCATaataattagaataaataaaaactcaaataaagtgagagagaagtGGCATACAACACCGTCAAGTTGAAGGCAGACAGGATCAGAAGCACGGCCAAAGAAGAGTACAAGGATCTTGTCAATGGTGTCTCTGATGATTGCGTCCACCTCTTGTTTCTTTGTCAGCACCTTCAATAGGTAACTACTCATTCTCTCCACTTCCAGATTTTGGGGTTCGTCTGTTACATTGTCATTTTTTTCAGGCCAAagattacttataaaaaatattatagtatcATATTCTACTATGTAgaagaaaaacttataaataaacaattaatattactaggttttttttttccatcaccCCATTCCAAGGATGTAAAGTGCAGAAGGTAATGGCATCTCAAGAAATCTAGAGATGttgtatataattaaaaattaaaactaaattgaGATTCCTAACCAAGTTCTCATAGTCTAATATTTTGCCTATATATCAAGCATAACCATTGAACATATCCTAATTCTTCCCAAAAAAGTAAACACTTGGtactttttttcataaaaatataactataaTAATATAAGCATTTGTTAATATGATCAATAAGATTATAcaataaattgaaattaaaattgttacccaaattttgaattatCGCATGTGATCAAATGGCATTGaacaactaaaaagaaaaatagtcaAGAGAAATACGCGTACCTTACCAAAGTAAAATTGGAAAAAGCTTGTTaaaccatatataaatatatacatatatatatatatatatatatatatatatatgaaatgacACAATAGAAAGCAAATTAAAAGATATGCAGTGGCAAATTATAGTTGAGCATGTATCTCTTTTCACAACTTCAATACAAATTCAGTACATAATTCTAGCATAATATGGCTTGCTAGAAAGTCTATCAACAAATTTTCTTAAATCAGTACAGTCACAATCTCAGAGTCTTGTTAATGAAGTCAAACACCCTTCTTCAGTCTTTGCTCACCCTTGAATCTGAGGGTATCATATACTAGAGACATAGCTTGTGTCCAGTGCATTAGTAAATTGGACACGTTATAAACTGATATCAACCACATTATTCATTGCCATGTCAAACACTTAAAACTATAAATCTCTTGTAATAAAATTGTTCTGGATActaaaaggggggggggggggaggggaatCTTATAgcatgaagatcaagaaacccAAACAAACTTATGGGTTCACATACAGCATTTTATGATCTGTTTGGCGGCTGTGACAATGTAAGgaggacaaaaaaaatctccaaattTTAAGTTTGCTCAACAAGCAAAGGAAGTGTTGAAGGCCTACTAAGTTGTTGGTACTTCACCAACAACTTATGTTCCAGTTCAACTTATGCATATGAATCATAGCTTTC
The DNA window shown above is from Quercus lobata isolate SW786 chromosome 7, ValleyOak3.0 Primary Assembly, whole genome shotgun sequence and carries:
- the LOC115953038 gene encoding thioredoxin-like protein 4B; this encodes MSSYLLKVLTKKQEVDAIIRDTIDKILVLFFGRASDPVCLQLDGVLSKSAQEVSKFASVALVDIDSNEIQVYVKYFDITFIPSTVFFFNAHHMKMDFGNPDHTKCVGAFHKKQDFIDVVEAIYSGAMKGKLIVSCPLPPEQIPKYQLLYKDV